TGAATGATCCTTTCAATTTTGACTCGTGTTTTCATCGCCTTTGAATTTAAATTTTAGATGCTTTCAGTCTAAGGCTATTGGCCACTACGGACACCGAGCTAAAGGCCATGGCGGCCCCGGCAATCATGGGATCCAATAAGAAACCATTGAATGGATACAAGACCCCAGCCGCAACCGGAATACCTATCAGGTTGTAGATAAACGCCCAGAAAAGGTTCTGACGAATACCCATGACGGTCTTGCTGGAGAGGTTGAGTGCTTTGGGAATGGACATCAGATCGGAAGTGATCAGGGTCATTTTGGCCACATCCATGGCAATGTCGGAGCCTTTGCCCATGGCAATACTGACATCCGCCTGCGCAAGGGCATGGGAGTCGTTGATACCATCACCCACCATGGCCACCACTTTGCCCCGGGCCTGAAGTGCTTTCACGAAATCTGCTTTGTCCGAAGGCATCACTTCCGCTTTGAAATGCTGCAGCCCAACCTGCTCTGCCACGGCTGCAGCGGTTTGATGATTATCGCCTGTAAGCATATAGACCTCCACACCCCGATGCTGCAATGTCTGGATAGCTTGTCTGGAGCTGGCCTTCACCTGGTCTGCAATGGCCAGTACTGCCAGCACCTGCTCTTCATCCGCAAAATAAATGACCGTTTTGGCGTCTTGCTGTAGTCGGCCAGCCGCCTGAGTGAGCGGAAGGCTGATGCTGATGTGATGTTCATCTATCAGTTTTCGGTTTCCTACAAGGTACAAGACCTCTCCGGACACCGCGCTGGCACCCCGGCCCGTGATGCTTTCAAAGGCCTCTATCTCCGCTGGCTGAATGTTATCGGCCTTCAGCTTATTTACCACGGCTTCCGCCAGTGGATGCTCGGAGACAGCCTCCAGACCTAGCAAAATCTGCATGGATCGATCCACGTTGCTTTCGCTGGTTCCCCAAATCATGTCGGTGACTACTGGTCTGCCTTCTGTGATGGTCCCTGTTTTGTCCAGGATCACAGCGTTTACTTTGTGAGCGAGTTCCAGGCTTTCGGCGTCCTTGATAAGGATGTTATGCTCTGCACCCTTGCCCACACCTACCATGATGGCCGTGGGAGTGGCCAGTCCAAGCGCACAAGGACAGGCGATGACCAACACCGCCACAGACGTCAGCAGGGCATGTGTAAAAGCATCATCTCCACCCACAATCATCCAGGTAATGAAGGTGATGATGGAAATACCCATCACAATGGGTACAAAAATGCCTGCGATTTTATCGACCAGCTTCTGTACAGGAGCTTTGCTGCCCTGGGCTTCCTGTACCATCTTGATGATTTGCGAGAGCAGGGTCTCACCGCCTACTTTCTCAGCTCTGAACTGAAATGAACTTTTTTGGTTGATGGTGCCGGCAAACACCTTGTCGCCCTTCGCTTTGGAAACGGCGATGGGTTCACCTGTGATCATACTCTCATCCACAAAAGATTCACCCCCGATCACTTCGCCATCTACCGGAATTTTCTCACCTGGCCTGACTATGATGGTATAGCCCACCTGAACCGATGAAATGGGAATCTCTACTTCCTCCCCTTCAATCAAAGCCTTCAGGGTTTTCGGCTGAAGTCCCATGAGCTTTTTGATGGCGGATGAAGTATTGGATTTTGCTTTTTCCTCAAGAAGCTTACCCAACGAAATAAAAGTGATGATCACCACCGCCGCTTCATAGTACACATGCGGGTGGATGCCCCTACTATGCCAAAACTCTGGGAACAGGGTATTGAACAAGCTGTAAATAAAGGCTATTCCTGTACTCAGAGCCACCAAAGTATCCATGTTGGCTTTTCCATGTCTGGCTTGCTTAAATGCATTGATGAAGAAGGTTCTCCCAAACCAAAAAAGGATGGGTATGGTGAGCGCCAGTGAGATCCACCTTCCCTCGGTCCATTCCATAAAGAACATCCCAATGATGAACACAGGAAGTGTGAGCAGGGCAGACCAGATGGTTCGTTTTTTCACGTCCTGATAATGCTTCTGCTGAAGCTCCTGCTGCATTGCTGAAGGATCGTCCTCCCCCACAATGAGGTCATAACCGATGGATTGGACCGCCTGACGCAGGGTTTCCTGAGTGATTGAATCTTCATACTCCACCAAAACCGAATTAGTAGCGAAGTTGACACTCGCTTTTTTCACACCCGGAGTGTGACTGATCATGGACTCCACACTGGAGGCACATGCTGCACAGGTCATCCCGGTCACCGGAAAGCTTTCCTTGATGACCTGATGAGATGTCGCGGATGATTTTTCTATTACCGTTTCCATTTTATATTGTTTTTACTCTGCAAAATTATTCAGCCGGGGTAGTGCGATTGTTATACAATTCCGGCTATGGGTTACACCTTTTCATTGGAGTGATCCGGCACTATCAGGCCCTTACTCCTCTGAATCTGCTTGAAATGAGAAGGATTGAGGCCGGTCACCTTTTTGAATTGGGCAGAAAGGTGATGAGCACTGCTGTATCCTCTTTCGTAAGCGATCTGTGAGAGGGACTTGCCGGTGTACACAAGGGATTCCTTGACTACCTCTATCCGCTTTTCGATGTGATACTTTTCAATGGACTTCCCTTCCATTTGTGAGAACAGCTCACTGAGTGTGTCGTAGTTCTGCATGAAATGCCGGGACAGACTTTCGGAGAGGGTAACACCCTGCTCACGGCCACTTCCTGCTGCTATCCACTGGTGAATGAATTCGCGGATTTCAAGAAATCTGGTCTCCCTCTTATCAGAAACCAGCTCAAACCCCAGCCCTGAGAGGATGGACCGAACTGTTGTTTTCTGCGGATCGTCTATAGGCTTGCAGAAGGTGACCTTCCCCAGGGAAATATCCCTGACAAACATTCCTGCCTTTTGCAGGCTTTCCCGGATAGTGAAAATGCAGCGACTGCAAACCATCCCTTTGATATTGACCTGAGTGCTTTCCATCGTTCCAATTTTTAATCAAAATTGGGAACAATCTGCATTGGATGCATTACACAATCACCCGGAAGGCTTACATGATTATATGATCTGATCCAGCGGCTTCCTGGATTGGGTCTGTTGAATACTTTTCTTGAATTCGGTGGGTGACAACCCGATGATCTTTTTGAATTGATTGGACAGGTGCGCCACGCTGCTGAAACCCATCTTGTAGGCAATTTCTTTCACTGACAGCTCGTCGTAAAATAGAAACTCCTTCACTTTTTCCATCTTTTGGCGAATGATGTACTGCTCCAGCGTGATCCCTGCCATGCCTGAAAACAGGCTACTGAGATAGTTGTAGTCGTAATGGAGCTGGTCCGACAGGTAAGCCGACCACTGAATGTGGGTATCGTAGGGATCACGATGATGAATGGTGTCAATCACCAGGGTCTTGATCTTCTCCAGCAACTGCACTTTACGATCGTCGATTCGCTCAAAACCATTTTTGGCCAGTAGGTCATCCAATTGCTTCAACTCATCTCCTGACAGCTCTTTTTTGAGTTTCACTTCCCCCAAATCAACAGATATAGGCTCTACCCCGATTTGCTCAAAAGCCTGCCTGACCACCATGACGCAGCGGGGGCAAACCATGTTTTTGATATGTAGCTGAGGGATTTCCAAGGTCATTCCAAATTGCATAGTTAAGGTAAGAAAATAGATGGAGGAATGCTATGAAGACTGCTAACTTCATCGTAACAACTAAAACCTTCCATCATTTTCACAAATCTATGGATTAAAGCAGTTGAGTGATGAAGTGATTTACCAGTCCGAATAATGAGCTGATCACTATCCAGGTGATCATGTTCAGTTTAAATCGGTACATCGCCACAAATGAAACCACCACCCATCCTAAAATCGGGTAGTCAATTCCTCCTAAAGTCATTTCTTCAGGAAACACTATGGCCTTACCCAGATAAATGGTCAGGTTAAGGATCACTCCTACCACTGCTGCTGTCACCAGTGTCAAGGCTTGTTTGATCTTTTCATTTTCGCGTGTTTTTTCAATAATGGGTGCCCCTGCAAAGACGAAAAGGAAACATGGAACAAATGTGTAAAAAGTCGTAGCAACCAACCCTAATGCCCCCATCAACACAGAGCCGTCATAGTGGTTGTATCCCGCCATAAAACCAACAAATACCAACACCATAACCAATGGTCCGGGCGTGGTTTCACCAAGTGCCAGGCCATCAATCATTTGGAGTTCGGTCAGCCAATTGAGTTGCTCCACACTTACCTGTGCTACATAGGGCAATACTGCATAAGCTCCACCAAATGTGACGAATGCGGCCTGTGTGAAAAAGAGTGAAAGCTGCTTCCAGAAGGAAAAATCACTACTGAACAGATAAAATAGTCCGATGGGAATCACCCAAAGCAAAGCCGCTGCGAACACCTGCCTAACCAACCTTCCAACTTTAAAACCGGCATCAGGCAAAAAATGATTGCGGTTGATAAAGTACTGCTCCTCATCCTTTGTCAGTTGCTCTTGTGCAGAAGTGGTCTGCTTAAACAGCGATGGAAGCATTTTGCGTACCACAAAAGACAACAGCAAAGCTCCAATGATGATATATGGAAAGGGAGTATTAAAAAAGAACATTAGCACAAAGGCCATTCCTGCCAGTAGAAAGTGAAAGGTGGTATGCAATGATTTAGTGCCGATTTTTATCAGCGCCAGAATGACAATGGCCATTACCGCCGGCTTCAATCCACTAAACATGGCATATACCCAGGGGATATTGCCATAAGTAGCATATAAAGCCGATAGTCCACATAAGATGAACATGGAAGGAAGCACAAAAAACACACCCGCTACGAGGCCCCCTTTAGTCCCGTGCAGCAGCCAACCTGTGTAGGTAGCAAGTTGCTGAGCTTCAGGTCCAGGCAATATCATGGTATAATTTAGCGCATGGAGAAAACGACTTTCAGAAATCCATTTCTTCTTTTCAACCAGAAATTCGTGCATGATGGCAATCTGACCTGCCGGGCCACCAAAGCTGATAAATCCAAGCTTCAACCAGAACCAGCATGCTTCTTTAAACGACGGTTTTTTTAGATGATCCATTGATAATTGATTATGGCTATTTACTCTCTATAACCACGTCCTTATTGTTTTATCTGGCCAATGTTAATAAACAGTGTTGAATCGGGGGTTAGATATGGAGCATTTCACAATGGAAAAAAGAAATCTCTTTCTCTGCGACAAAATTGTGCAAGCAATAGCCGCAATTGTATAAAGTGTACGATCTGGGGTCGTCAGAATTTTGTGAAAATAAATTTCACAACTATGTCAAATTCAATGTCATTAAACACAAGCTCGCTCTACGAGAAACGTTGGGCAGCTTTAGCGGTTCTGTGTACCGCACAGTTTATGGTAATCATGGATACCTCCATCATCGGGGTGGCCTTGCCTGCCATACAAAGTGCGCTGAACTACACCCCATCAGGACTACAATGGATCTTCAATGCCTATGTGATCGTGCTGGGCGGGATGCTGCTTCTTGGCGGAAAACTCTCCGACCTGTATGGCTCCAAGAATGTATTTCTATGGGGTTTTGGAGTGCTCACACTCGCATCATTACTCACCGGCATGGCCTGGTCTGAAACCTCCATGAATGTGGGAAGAGCATTACAAGGACTAGGATCGGCCCTCATTGCTCCTGCTGCACTTAACTTGCTCATGAGCATTTTCACGGATCCCAAGGAACTGGGCAAGGCCTTTGGTTTCTGGGGAGCAGCCGCTGCAGCCGGTGGTTCTGCAGGCGTATTCCTCGGCGGTGTACTTACAGAGTATATGTCCTGGAGATGGGTCTTTTTCATCAACATCCCCCTGGGAATACTGGTGATGCTATTGGGTGTTTCACTGCTCACGAATGGAAGCAAGCTACGAGGCAAAATTGACTATTTAAGTGCCCTGCTCGTAACCGCCGCTACCATGCTGATAGTATACACGCTTGTCATGGTAGAGCAAAATGGATGGACTTCTTTAACAACCATTGGTCTGTTTGCCATTGCACTGGCACTACTGATCTTATTCATTGTGATCCAAAAGCGCTCCAAATCTCCACTGCTTCCGTTGAGCATTTTCAAAGCACCGAATTTGTCTGCGGCCAATCTGGTGATGGCGCTAATGGCGGGAGCCTGGATTCCCATGTGGTTTTATCTGAACTTATACCTCCAGCAAACCCTTGGCTACACCGCCTTTTGGTCTGGAGTGGCGCTACTCCCGATGACCATTGCCATCATGATCCTGATGGTGGGTGTGAGTGGCAAAATGATTGAACGGTTCGGAATGAAGAACAACCTGGTGGCTGGGCTAAGTGTGCTTACGGCATCACTGGTGTGGTTCTCGACTGTCTCTGTGGACGGAAATTTCCTTGTGGATGTATTGGGTGCCTCTTTACTGGGCGCTGTTGGGATGTCGCTGGCGTACATTCCGGGAACCATGGCCGCCATGTCGGGTGCCAAACCTGAAGAAACCGGATTAGCCTCCGGCTTGGTTAACACTACTTATCAGGTGGGTTCCGCTATTGGTTTGGCCATCGTGGTGGCGGTAGCCATTGCCATCACCAATGGACTGGCACCGGACGGAGAAGTAACTACTGAGTCATTAACTGCGGGTTTTCAGGGTGCGTTCCGCACGGCTGCCGTCATCGGTGTGCTTGGAACCCTGGTGGCCCTGGTTGGGATCAAATCAGGGAAGTAAAGTTTCTTAAACAAGCCAAAGGACTGTGCATTGAAGCACAGGCCTTTGGTCTTTGGCGTTCTTTAGCAATTGCAAGTTCCATTTTGCACCGGTGGGCACTTCTCACTCCCATAACTGCAGTACACACAACAGTCGCCTTCTTTGGGTTTCAATACCTCATGACAGTTTTCACATTCATAGAAATATTGACATGCATCTGTTGGCATGGTTTCTTCTTTCTGATGTCCGCATTTCGGACAGGTAATGGTTGATTTTAACTCTGCTGCTTTCTCCATTTTATTGATCTTTTGGCTTTTCAATTACCGTATATCCTGTTTGATTGATGGCCTCTATGATGGTCTTTTCTTCCAGTCTTGAGGGCAAATACTCAATGGTGGCAGAGCCTTCAGTGTAGATGGCATCTACAGACTTTATCCCCGGGAGTGATCGAACCTCATGCTCAATGTGCGCCTCACATCCGGCACAAGTCATTCCTTTTACATCGAGTACAATCTTGTGTGTTTTCGTTGTGTCTTGTGAAAGGATAACTGAAGTATTTGGACTTGAGCCATTAGAGTAAAACATGCGCGAATAGCTTGGAAAAGCAAGCATCAAAGCGGCAAACGCAGTAACTATTCCGAGGAA
This Marinoscillum sp. 108 DNA region includes the following protein-coding sequences:
- the merTP gene encoding mercuric transport protein MerTP — protein: MSTTNHASRQTSLSSKSAGAGLFAAIVASLCCITPVFSLLAGIGGIAATFSWMEPFRPYLIALTIGVLGFAWYQKLKPRTKEKIECACETDEKPSFWQSKKFLGIVTAFAALMLAFPSYSRMFYSNGSSPNTSVILSQDTTKTHKIVLDVKGMTCAGCEAHIEHEVRSLPGIKSVDAIYTEGSATIEYLPSRLEEKTIIEAINQTGYTVIEKPKDQ
- the chrA gene encoding chromate efflux transporter — its product is MDHLKKPSFKEACWFWLKLGFISFGGPAGQIAIMHEFLVEKKKWISESRFLHALNYTMILPGPEAQQLATYTGWLLHGTKGGLVAGVFFVLPSMFILCGLSALYATYGNIPWVYAMFSGLKPAVMAIVILALIKIGTKSLHTTFHFLLAGMAFVLMFFFNTPFPYIIIGALLLSFVVRKMLPSLFKQTTSAQEQLTKDEEQYFINRNHFLPDAGFKVGRLVRQVFAAALLWVIPIGLFYLFSSDFSFWKQLSLFFTQAAFVTFGGAYAVLPYVAQVSVEQLNWLTELQMIDGLALGETTPGPLVMVLVFVGFMAGYNHYDGSVLMGALGLVATTFYTFVPCFLFVFAGAPIIEKTRENEKIKQALTLVTAAVVGVILNLTIYLGKAIVFPEEMTLGGIDYPILGWVVVSFVAMYRFKLNMITWIVISSLFGLVNHFITQLL
- a CDS encoding MFS transporter: MSLNTSSLYEKRWAALAVLCTAQFMVIMDTSIIGVALPAIQSALNYTPSGLQWIFNAYVIVLGGMLLLGGKLSDLYGSKNVFLWGFGVLTLASLLTGMAWSETSMNVGRALQGLGSALIAPAALNLLMSIFTDPKELGKAFGFWGAAAAAGGSAGVFLGGVLTEYMSWRWVFFINIPLGILVMLLGVSLLTNGSKLRGKIDYLSALLVTAATMLIVYTLVMVEQNGWTSLTTIGLFAIALALLILFIVIQKRSKSPLLPLSIFKAPNLSAANLVMALMAGAWIPMWFYLNLYLQQTLGYTAFWSGVALLPMTIAIMILMVGVSGKMIERFGMKNNLVAGLSVLTASLVWFSTVSVDGNFLVDVLGASLLGAVGMSLAYIPGTMAAMSGAKPEETGLASGLVNTTYQVGSAIGLAIVVAVAIAITNGLAPDGEVTTESLTAGFQGAFRTAAVIGVLGTLVALVGIKSGK
- a CDS encoding GDCCVxC domain-containing (seleno)protein, with protein sequence MEKAAELKSTITCPKCGHQKEETMPTDACQYFYECENCHEVLKPKEGDCCVYCSYGSEKCPPVQNGTCNC
- a CDS encoding heavy metal translocating P-type ATPase, with translation METVIEKSSATSHQVIKESFPVTGMTCAACASSVESMISHTPGVKKASVNFATNSVLVEYEDSITQETLRQAVQSIGYDLIVGEDDPSAMQQELQQKHYQDVKKRTIWSALLTLPVFIIGMFFMEWTEGRWISLALTIPILFWFGRTFFINAFKQARHGKANMDTLVALSTGIAFIYSLFNTLFPEFWHSRGIHPHVYYEAAVVIITFISLGKLLEEKAKSNTSSAIKKLMGLQPKTLKALIEGEEVEIPISSVQVGYTIIVRPGEKIPVDGEVIGGESFVDESMITGEPIAVSKAKGDKVFAGTINQKSSFQFRAEKVGGETLLSQIIKMVQEAQGSKAPVQKLVDKIAGIFVPIVMGISIITFITWMIVGGDDAFTHALLTSVAVLVIACPCALGLATPTAIMVGVGKGAEHNILIKDAESLELAHKVNAVILDKTGTITEGRPVVTDMIWGTSESNVDRSMQILLGLEAVSEHPLAEAVVNKLKADNIQPAEIEAFESITGRGASAVSGEVLYLVGNRKLIDEHHISISLPLTQAAGRLQQDAKTVIYFADEEQVLAVLAIADQVKASSRQAIQTLQHRGVEVYMLTGDNHQTAAAVAEQVGLQHFKAEVMPSDKADFVKALQARGKVVAMVGDGINDSHALAQADVSIAMGKGSDIAMDVAKMTLITSDLMSIPKALNLSSKTVMGIRQNLFWAFIYNLIGIPVAAGVLYPFNGFLLDPMIAGAAMAFSSVSVVANSLRLKASKI
- a CDS encoding AraC family transcriptional regulator, which encodes MTLEIPQLHIKNMVCPRCVMVVRQAFEQIGVEPISVDLGEVKLKKELSGDELKQLDDLLAKNGFERIDDRKVQLLEKIKTLVIDTIHHRDPYDTHIQWSAYLSDQLHYDYNYLSSLFSGMAGITLEQYIIRQKMEKVKEFLFYDELSVKEIAYKMGFSSVAHLSNQFKKIIGLSPTEFKKSIQQTQSRKPLDQII
- a CDS encoding AraC family transcriptional regulator; amino-acid sequence: MESTQVNIKGMVCSRCIFTIRESLQKAGMFVRDISLGKVTFCKPIDDPQKTTVRSILSGLGFELVSDKRETRFLEIREFIHQWIAAGSGREQGVTLSESLSRHFMQNYDTLSELFSQMEGKSIEKYHIEKRIEVVKESLVYTGKSLSQIAYERGYSSAHHLSAQFKKVTGLNPSHFKQIQRSKGLIVPDHSNEKV